From one Pseudopipra pipra isolate bDixPip1 chromosome 2, bDixPip1.hap1, whole genome shotgun sequence genomic stretch:
- the CLCN4 gene encoding H(+)/Cl(-) exchange transporter 4 isoform X1, translated as MLQQNRDPNMVNAGDMNGSGNLMDFLDEPFPDVGTYEDFHTIDWLREKSRDTDRHRKITSKSKESIWEFIKSLLDAWSGWVVMLLIGLLAGTLAGVIDLAVDWMTDLKEGVCLSAFWYSHEQCCWTSNETTFDDRDKCPQWQKWSELLVSQSEGASAYILNYFLYIMWALCFAFLAVSLVRVFAPYACGSGIPEIKTILSGFIIRGYLGKWTLLIKTVTLVLVVSSGLSLGKEGPLVHVACCCGNFFSSLFSKYSKNEGKRREVLSAAAAAGVSVAFGAPIGGVLFSLEEVSYYFPLKTLWRSFFAALVAAFTLRSINPFGNSRLVLFYVEYHTPWYMAELFPFILLGVFGGLWGTLFIRCNIAWCRRRKTTRLGKYPVLEVIVITAITAIIAYPNPYTRRSTSELISELFNDCGALESSQLCDYINDPNMTRPVDDIPDRPAGPGVYSAMWQLALALVFKIVITIFTFGMKIPSGLFIPSMAVGAMAGRMVGIGVEQLAYHHHDWIIFRNWCRPGADCVTPGLYAMVGAAACLGGVTRMTVSLVVIMFELTGGLEYIVPLMAAAVTSKWVADAFGKEGIYEAHIHLNGYPFLDVKDEFTHRTLATDVMRPRRGEAPLSVLTQDSMTVEDVETLIKETDYNGFPVVVSKDSERLIGFAQRRELILAIKNARQRQDGVVSNSIVYFTEDPPELPPNSPHPLKLRRILNLSPFTVTDHTPMETVVDIFRKLGLRQCLVTRSGRLLGIITKKDVLRHMAQMANQDPESIMFN; from the exons ATCCTAATATGGTCAATGCAGGCGACATGAATGGTTCGGGCAACCTAATGGATTTTTTGGATGAGCCTTTCCCTGATGTTGGAACTTATGAAGATTTCCATACCATTGACTGGCTGCGAGAGAAATCGCGTGACACTGACCGCCATCGAAAG ATTACAAGCAAAAGTAAAGAATCCATATGGGAGTTCATCAAGAGTTTGCTGGACGCCTGGTCAGGATGGGTTGTAATGCTTCTCATAGGACTACTGGCAG GCACATTAGCTGGAGTGATAGATTTAGCTGTGGATTGGATGACAGACCTGAAGGAGGGTGTCTGCCTGTCTGCCTTCTGGTACAGCCatgagcagtgctgctggacGTCTAATGAAACTACATTCGATGACAGGGACAAATGTCCCCAGTGGCAGAAATGGTCTGAACTTCTTGTAAGCCAGTCTGAG GGTGCAAGTGCTTACATTCTAAACTATTTTCTGTACATTATGTGGGCTCTATGTTTTGCTTTCCTGGCAGTCTCTTTGGTCAGAGTGTTTGCTCCTTATGCCTGTGGCTCTGGAATCCCAGAG ataaAAACCATCTTGAGTGGGTTCATTATTAGGGGCTACCTGGGAAAGTGGACACTTTTAATCAAAACAGTCACCTTGGTTCTGGTGGTATCTTCAGGCCTCAGCCTTGGGAAAGAGGGGCCGTTAGTCCACGTGGCCTGTTGCTGTGGAAACTTCTTCAGCAGCCTTTTCTCAAAGTACAGCAAGaatgaaggaaagagaagagag GTGctttcagctgcagctgctgcaggagttTCTGTTGCCTTTGGGGCTCCAATTGGAGGTGTGCTTTTCAGTCTGGAAGAG GTCAGCTATTACTTTCCTCTGAAAACCCTCTGGAGGTCATTTTTCGCTGCTCTTGTGGCTGCCTTCACACTGAGGTCCATTAATCCTTTTGGGAACAGCCGACTGGTCCTGTTCTACGTGGAGTACCACACCCCCTGGTACATGGCCGAGCTCTTCCCCTTCATCCTACTTGGTGTCTTTGGGGGCCTCTGGGGCACCCTCTTTATCCGATGCAACATCGCTTGGTGCAGGAGGCGAAAAACCACCAGACTTGGGAAATACCCAGTGCTGGAGGTCATAGTGATTACAGCCATCACTGCCATCATCGCCTACCCCAACCCCTACACACGGAGGAGCACCAGCGAGCTGATCTCGGAGCTCTTCAATGACTGTGGGGCCCTGGAGTCCTCACAGCTCTGTGACTACATCAATGACCCCAACATGACCCGGCCAGTGGATGACATTCCTGACAGACCTGCCGGCCCTGGAGTCTACTCTGCCATGTGGCAGCTCGCCTTGGCTTTGGTGTTTAAAATTGTCATCACGATATTCACTTTTGGAATGAAG ATCCCTTCAGGCCTTTTCATTCCTAGCATGGCTGTTGGAGCCATGGCTGGAAGGATGGTTGGGATTGGAGTAGAGCAGCTGGCATATCACCATCATGACTGGATCATCTTCAGGAACTGGTGCAGACCTGGGGCAGACTGTGTCACACCAGGACTTTATGCAATGGTTGGAGCTGCAGCTTGCTTGG GTGGTGTTACTCGAATGACGGTTTCTCTGGTGGTGATTATGTTTGAGCTAACAGGAGGCCTGGAGTACATTGTACCTCTTATGGCTGCAGCTGTCACAAGCAAGTGGGTGGCAGATGCCTTTGGAAAAGAAGGGATCTATGAAGCTCACATTCATCTGAATGGCTACCCATTTCTGGATGTGAAAGATGAATTCACCCACCGAACCCTGGCAACTGATGTAATGAGACCAAGACGTGGGGAAGCTCCTCTCTCTGTTCTGACACAGGACAGCATGACGGTGGAGGATGTTGAGACACTTATCAAAGAGACTGACTACAATGGCTTTCCAGTAGTGGTTTCAAAAGACTCGGAGAGACTTATTGGATTTGCACAGAGACGAGAGCTGATTCTTGCAATAA AGAATGCAAGACAGCGTCAGGATGGGGTGGTGAGCAACTCCATCGTGTACTTCACTGAGGACCCCCCAGAACTGCCACCCAACAGTCCCCATCCACTGAAACTGCGTCGTATTCTCAACCTGAGCCCTTTCACTGTCACTGACCACACACCAATGGAGACTGTGGTAGATATTTTCCGAAAACTTGGACTCCGGCAGTGTCTTGTCACTCGCAGTGG GAGGCTGCTGGGTATCATAACTAAAAAGGATGTATTAAGACATATGGCTCAAATGGCAAACCAGGACCCTGAATCTATCATGTTTAACTAG
- the CLCN4 gene encoding H(+)/Cl(-) exchange transporter 4 isoform X2: protein MDPNMVNAGDMNGSGNLMDFLDEPFPDVGTYEDFHTIDWLREKSRDTDRHRKITSKSKESIWEFIKSLLDAWSGWVVMLLIGLLAGTLAGVIDLAVDWMTDLKEGVCLSAFWYSHEQCCWTSNETTFDDRDKCPQWQKWSELLVSQSEGASAYILNYFLYIMWALCFAFLAVSLVRVFAPYACGSGIPEIKTILSGFIIRGYLGKWTLLIKTVTLVLVVSSGLSLGKEGPLVHVACCCGNFFSSLFSKYSKNEGKRREVLSAAAAAGVSVAFGAPIGGVLFSLEEVSYYFPLKTLWRSFFAALVAAFTLRSINPFGNSRLVLFYVEYHTPWYMAELFPFILLGVFGGLWGTLFIRCNIAWCRRRKTTRLGKYPVLEVIVITAITAIIAYPNPYTRRSTSELISELFNDCGALESSQLCDYINDPNMTRPVDDIPDRPAGPGVYSAMWQLALALVFKIVITIFTFGMKIPSGLFIPSMAVGAMAGRMVGIGVEQLAYHHHDWIIFRNWCRPGADCVTPGLYAMVGAAACLGGVTRMTVSLVVIMFELTGGLEYIVPLMAAAVTSKWVADAFGKEGIYEAHIHLNGYPFLDVKDEFTHRTLATDVMRPRRGEAPLSVLTQDSMTVEDVETLIKETDYNGFPVVVSKDSERLIGFAQRRELILAIKNARQRQDGVVSNSIVYFTEDPPELPPNSPHPLKLRRILNLSPFTVTDHTPMETVVDIFRKLGLRQCLVTRSGRLLGIITKKDVLRHMAQMANQDPESIMFN, encoded by the exons ATCCTAATATGGTCAATGCAGGCGACATGAATGGTTCGGGCAACCTAATGGATTTTTTGGATGAGCCTTTCCCTGATGTTGGAACTTATGAAGATTTCCATACCATTGACTGGCTGCGAGAGAAATCGCGTGACACTGACCGCCATCGAAAG ATTACAAGCAAAAGTAAAGAATCCATATGGGAGTTCATCAAGAGTTTGCTGGACGCCTGGTCAGGATGGGTTGTAATGCTTCTCATAGGACTACTGGCAG GCACATTAGCTGGAGTGATAGATTTAGCTGTGGATTGGATGACAGACCTGAAGGAGGGTGTCTGCCTGTCTGCCTTCTGGTACAGCCatgagcagtgctgctggacGTCTAATGAAACTACATTCGATGACAGGGACAAATGTCCCCAGTGGCAGAAATGGTCTGAACTTCTTGTAAGCCAGTCTGAG GGTGCAAGTGCTTACATTCTAAACTATTTTCTGTACATTATGTGGGCTCTATGTTTTGCTTTCCTGGCAGTCTCTTTGGTCAGAGTGTTTGCTCCTTATGCCTGTGGCTCTGGAATCCCAGAG ataaAAACCATCTTGAGTGGGTTCATTATTAGGGGCTACCTGGGAAAGTGGACACTTTTAATCAAAACAGTCACCTTGGTTCTGGTGGTATCTTCAGGCCTCAGCCTTGGGAAAGAGGGGCCGTTAGTCCACGTGGCCTGTTGCTGTGGAAACTTCTTCAGCAGCCTTTTCTCAAAGTACAGCAAGaatgaaggaaagagaagagag GTGctttcagctgcagctgctgcaggagttTCTGTTGCCTTTGGGGCTCCAATTGGAGGTGTGCTTTTCAGTCTGGAAGAG GTCAGCTATTACTTTCCTCTGAAAACCCTCTGGAGGTCATTTTTCGCTGCTCTTGTGGCTGCCTTCACACTGAGGTCCATTAATCCTTTTGGGAACAGCCGACTGGTCCTGTTCTACGTGGAGTACCACACCCCCTGGTACATGGCCGAGCTCTTCCCCTTCATCCTACTTGGTGTCTTTGGGGGCCTCTGGGGCACCCTCTTTATCCGATGCAACATCGCTTGGTGCAGGAGGCGAAAAACCACCAGACTTGGGAAATACCCAGTGCTGGAGGTCATAGTGATTACAGCCATCACTGCCATCATCGCCTACCCCAACCCCTACACACGGAGGAGCACCAGCGAGCTGATCTCGGAGCTCTTCAATGACTGTGGGGCCCTGGAGTCCTCACAGCTCTGTGACTACATCAATGACCCCAACATGACCCGGCCAGTGGATGACATTCCTGACAGACCTGCCGGCCCTGGAGTCTACTCTGCCATGTGGCAGCTCGCCTTGGCTTTGGTGTTTAAAATTGTCATCACGATATTCACTTTTGGAATGAAG ATCCCTTCAGGCCTTTTCATTCCTAGCATGGCTGTTGGAGCCATGGCTGGAAGGATGGTTGGGATTGGAGTAGAGCAGCTGGCATATCACCATCATGACTGGATCATCTTCAGGAACTGGTGCAGACCTGGGGCAGACTGTGTCACACCAGGACTTTATGCAATGGTTGGAGCTGCAGCTTGCTTGG GTGGTGTTACTCGAATGACGGTTTCTCTGGTGGTGATTATGTTTGAGCTAACAGGAGGCCTGGAGTACATTGTACCTCTTATGGCTGCAGCTGTCACAAGCAAGTGGGTGGCAGATGCCTTTGGAAAAGAAGGGATCTATGAAGCTCACATTCATCTGAATGGCTACCCATTTCTGGATGTGAAAGATGAATTCACCCACCGAACCCTGGCAACTGATGTAATGAGACCAAGACGTGGGGAAGCTCCTCTCTCTGTTCTGACACAGGACAGCATGACGGTGGAGGATGTTGAGACACTTATCAAAGAGACTGACTACAATGGCTTTCCAGTAGTGGTTTCAAAAGACTCGGAGAGACTTATTGGATTTGCACAGAGACGAGAGCTGATTCTTGCAATAA AGAATGCAAGACAGCGTCAGGATGGGGTGGTGAGCAACTCCATCGTGTACTTCACTGAGGACCCCCCAGAACTGCCACCCAACAGTCCCCATCCACTGAAACTGCGTCGTATTCTCAACCTGAGCCCTTTCACTGTCACTGACCACACACCAATGGAGACTGTGGTAGATATTTTCCGAAAACTTGGACTCCGGCAGTGTCTTGTCACTCGCAGTGG GAGGCTGCTGGGTATCATAACTAAAAAGGATGTATTAAGACATATGGCTCAAATGGCAAACCAGGACCCTGAATCTATCATGTTTAACTAG
- the CLCN4 gene encoding H(+)/Cl(-) exchange transporter 4 isoform X3: MVNAGDMNGSGNLMDFLDEPFPDVGTYEDFHTIDWLREKSRDTDRHRKITSKSKESIWEFIKSLLDAWSGWVVMLLIGLLAGTLAGVIDLAVDWMTDLKEGVCLSAFWYSHEQCCWTSNETTFDDRDKCPQWQKWSELLVSQSEGASAYILNYFLYIMWALCFAFLAVSLVRVFAPYACGSGIPEIKTILSGFIIRGYLGKWTLLIKTVTLVLVVSSGLSLGKEGPLVHVACCCGNFFSSLFSKYSKNEGKRREVLSAAAAAGVSVAFGAPIGGVLFSLEEVSYYFPLKTLWRSFFAALVAAFTLRSINPFGNSRLVLFYVEYHTPWYMAELFPFILLGVFGGLWGTLFIRCNIAWCRRRKTTRLGKYPVLEVIVITAITAIIAYPNPYTRRSTSELISELFNDCGALESSQLCDYINDPNMTRPVDDIPDRPAGPGVYSAMWQLALALVFKIVITIFTFGMKIPSGLFIPSMAVGAMAGRMVGIGVEQLAYHHHDWIIFRNWCRPGADCVTPGLYAMVGAAACLGGVTRMTVSLVVIMFELTGGLEYIVPLMAAAVTSKWVADAFGKEGIYEAHIHLNGYPFLDVKDEFTHRTLATDVMRPRRGEAPLSVLTQDSMTVEDVETLIKETDYNGFPVVVSKDSERLIGFAQRRELILAIKNARQRQDGVVSNSIVYFTEDPPELPPNSPHPLKLRRILNLSPFTVTDHTPMETVVDIFRKLGLRQCLVTRSGRLLGIITKKDVLRHMAQMANQDPESIMFN; the protein is encoded by the exons ATGGTCAATGCAGGCGACATGAATGGTTCGGGCAACCTAATGGATTTTTTGGATGAGCCTTTCCCTGATGTTGGAACTTATGAAGATTTCCATACCATTGACTGGCTGCGAGAGAAATCGCGTGACACTGACCGCCATCGAAAG ATTACAAGCAAAAGTAAAGAATCCATATGGGAGTTCATCAAGAGTTTGCTGGACGCCTGGTCAGGATGGGTTGTAATGCTTCTCATAGGACTACTGGCAG GCACATTAGCTGGAGTGATAGATTTAGCTGTGGATTGGATGACAGACCTGAAGGAGGGTGTCTGCCTGTCTGCCTTCTGGTACAGCCatgagcagtgctgctggacGTCTAATGAAACTACATTCGATGACAGGGACAAATGTCCCCAGTGGCAGAAATGGTCTGAACTTCTTGTAAGCCAGTCTGAG GGTGCAAGTGCTTACATTCTAAACTATTTTCTGTACATTATGTGGGCTCTATGTTTTGCTTTCCTGGCAGTCTCTTTGGTCAGAGTGTTTGCTCCTTATGCCTGTGGCTCTGGAATCCCAGAG ataaAAACCATCTTGAGTGGGTTCATTATTAGGGGCTACCTGGGAAAGTGGACACTTTTAATCAAAACAGTCACCTTGGTTCTGGTGGTATCTTCAGGCCTCAGCCTTGGGAAAGAGGGGCCGTTAGTCCACGTGGCCTGTTGCTGTGGAAACTTCTTCAGCAGCCTTTTCTCAAAGTACAGCAAGaatgaaggaaagagaagagag GTGctttcagctgcagctgctgcaggagttTCTGTTGCCTTTGGGGCTCCAATTGGAGGTGTGCTTTTCAGTCTGGAAGAG GTCAGCTATTACTTTCCTCTGAAAACCCTCTGGAGGTCATTTTTCGCTGCTCTTGTGGCTGCCTTCACACTGAGGTCCATTAATCCTTTTGGGAACAGCCGACTGGTCCTGTTCTACGTGGAGTACCACACCCCCTGGTACATGGCCGAGCTCTTCCCCTTCATCCTACTTGGTGTCTTTGGGGGCCTCTGGGGCACCCTCTTTATCCGATGCAACATCGCTTGGTGCAGGAGGCGAAAAACCACCAGACTTGGGAAATACCCAGTGCTGGAGGTCATAGTGATTACAGCCATCACTGCCATCATCGCCTACCCCAACCCCTACACACGGAGGAGCACCAGCGAGCTGATCTCGGAGCTCTTCAATGACTGTGGGGCCCTGGAGTCCTCACAGCTCTGTGACTACATCAATGACCCCAACATGACCCGGCCAGTGGATGACATTCCTGACAGACCTGCCGGCCCTGGAGTCTACTCTGCCATGTGGCAGCTCGCCTTGGCTTTGGTGTTTAAAATTGTCATCACGATATTCACTTTTGGAATGAAG ATCCCTTCAGGCCTTTTCATTCCTAGCATGGCTGTTGGAGCCATGGCTGGAAGGATGGTTGGGATTGGAGTAGAGCAGCTGGCATATCACCATCATGACTGGATCATCTTCAGGAACTGGTGCAGACCTGGGGCAGACTGTGTCACACCAGGACTTTATGCAATGGTTGGAGCTGCAGCTTGCTTGG GTGGTGTTACTCGAATGACGGTTTCTCTGGTGGTGATTATGTTTGAGCTAACAGGAGGCCTGGAGTACATTGTACCTCTTATGGCTGCAGCTGTCACAAGCAAGTGGGTGGCAGATGCCTTTGGAAAAGAAGGGATCTATGAAGCTCACATTCATCTGAATGGCTACCCATTTCTGGATGTGAAAGATGAATTCACCCACCGAACCCTGGCAACTGATGTAATGAGACCAAGACGTGGGGAAGCTCCTCTCTCTGTTCTGACACAGGACAGCATGACGGTGGAGGATGTTGAGACACTTATCAAAGAGACTGACTACAATGGCTTTCCAGTAGTGGTTTCAAAAGACTCGGAGAGACTTATTGGATTTGCACAGAGACGAGAGCTGATTCTTGCAATAA AGAATGCAAGACAGCGTCAGGATGGGGTGGTGAGCAACTCCATCGTGTACTTCACTGAGGACCCCCCAGAACTGCCACCCAACAGTCCCCATCCACTGAAACTGCGTCGTATTCTCAACCTGAGCCCTTTCACTGTCACTGACCACACACCAATGGAGACTGTGGTAGATATTTTCCGAAAACTTGGACTCCGGCAGTGTCTTGTCACTCGCAGTGG GAGGCTGCTGGGTATCATAACTAAAAAGGATGTATTAAGACATATGGCTCAAATGGCAAACCAGGACCCTGAATCTATCATGTTTAACTAG